A DNA window from Salvelinus namaycush isolate Seneca chromosome 30, SaNama_1.0, whole genome shotgun sequence contains the following coding sequences:
- the LOC120024935 gene encoding ubiquitin carboxyl-terminal hydrolase CYLD-like isoform X3: protein MSSALWSQEKSSGGFREDWRFYMVVKECTVEKPPQKTQRIPRGSLGQACQERNSLGRTLPPSKGKRSLRVLDQTNVVLSLDERDVLELDEKLAELLFPITNCEERYALLCNKPRLERARDIDCGSKVRVQLRSGDEPLPGVVRFKGSLLPDRALSGVWFGVELLEEGRGQGFTEGSYQGRQLFRCEDECGVFVALDKLELWDDEEEELGELEVDHVTLVEEEMDFHQLEINSRVLVQTREGPERGTIIFCDLLPGNESLGYYVGVDMDNPIGDWDGVIDGKLLCNFASLEHTRLVPICDIMPVGEDPAKSLTDTPPDFNEATPPTRAPPSASLSNDNKFHSLPFSLSRKTGPNGSMSHGPLSLSVQSVMGEQMQMPEPPSRTPPSPRPPSPPSSRGGGGVPGLEVGSLVEVKENPPLCGVIRWVGLPPGLPEPLAGLELEEECVGCTDGTFQGTRYFSCAPKKALFVKLKCCRPDSRFPSLHHSSNPIERCNSIAFGGYLSEVVHENTPPRTENDGLDIMVGKKKGIQGHYNSCYLDSTLFCLFSFSSVLDTVLLRPRSKTDVEYYRETQELLRTEIVNPLRIHGYVCATKVMKLRRILEKVEAASGFTSEEKDPEEFLNILFHHILRVDPLLKLRSAGQKVQDCYFYQIFMDKKDKVGVPTSQQLIEWSFINSDLKFAEAPSCLIIQMPRFGKDFKMFNKIFPSLELDITDLLEDTPRECRICGGLALYECRECYEDGDITAGKIKQFCEKCNTQVHLHLRRKAHRHGKLSVPKELQEGVWRQGSYPRQRMELFAVLCIETSHYVAFVKYGHQDSAWLFFDSMADRDGGQNGFNIPQVSPCPEVGAYLKMTPEELHALDPKSIQGQARRLLCDAYMCMYQSPTMSLYK from the exons GGATGTCCTGGAGCTGGATGAGAAGCTAGCTGAGCTGCTGTTCCCCATCACCAACTGTGAGGAGCGCTATGCCCTGCTGTGCAACAAGCCCCGGCTAGAGCGGGCCAGAGACATCGACTGTGGCTCCAAGGTGCGCGTGCAGCTGCGTTCGGGGGATGAACCTTTGCCCGGGGTAGTCCGATTTAAAGGATCTCTCCTCCCAGACAGGGCTCTCTCCGGGGTTTGGTTTGGAGTGGAGCTGCTG GAGGAGGGCAGAGGCCAGGGCTTCACAGAGGGCTCCTACCAGGGCCGACAGCTGTTCCGCTGTGAGGATGAGTGCGGGGTGTTTGTTGCCCTGGACAAGCTGGAGCTGTGGGATGACGAGGAAGAGGAGCTGGGAGAGCTAGAGGTGGATCACGTCACCCtggtggaggaagagatggaTTTCCATCAGCTGGAGATCAACTCCAGGGTCCTGGTCCAGACCAGAGAGGGACCGGAGAGAGGAACCATCATCTTCTGTGACCTGCTGCCTGGGAATGAGAGCCTGGGGTACTATGTGGGAGTAGACATG GACAATCCTATTGGGGACTGGGATGGTGTTATCGACGGGAAGCTGCTATGTAATTTTGCCAGTCTGGAACACACCCGTCTAGTGCCCATCTGTGACATAATGCCAG TCGGAGAGGACCCTGCCAAGTCCCTCACAGACACGCCCCCTGACTTCAATGAAGCCACACCTCCTACCAGGGCCCCGCCCTCTGCTTCCTTGTCCAATGACAACAAGTTCCACTCCCTGCCCTTCAGCCTGAGCCGTAAGACGGGGCCCAATGGCAGCATGAGCCAtggacccctctccctctccgtgcAGTCAGTGATGGGAGAGCAGATGCAGATGCCAGAGCCCCCGTCCCGTACCCCTCCCTCTCCGCGGCCCCCCTCACCCCCCAGCTCTCGCGGGGGTGGGGGTGTGCCTGGTCTGGAGGTGGGGTCCCTGGTGGAGGTGAAAGAGAACCCGCCCCTATGTGGGGTCATCCGCTGGGTGGGGCTGCCCCCGGGACTACCAGAGCCACTGGCTGGCCTGGAGCTG GAGGAAGAGTGTGTTGGCTGTACAGACGGCACCTTTCAAGGTACCCGCTACTTCAGCTGCGCGCCCAAGAAGGCCCTATTTGTGAAGCTGAAATGCTGCCGGCCTGACTCCCGTTTCCCCTCCCTACACCACTCCTCCAACCCCATAGAGAGATGCAACTCTATTG CTTTCGGGGGTTATCTGAGTGAGGTGGTGCATGAGAACACTCCTCCACGCACTGAGAATGACGGTCTAGACATCATGGTGGGCAAGAAGAAAGGTATCCAGGGACACTACAACTCCTGCTACCTGGACTCCACACTCTTCTG CCTGTTTTCCTTCAGCTCAGTCCTGGACACAGTTCTGCTGAGGCCGAGGTCCAAAACTGACGTAGAGTATTACCGAGAGACACAGGAGCTGCTACGCACAGAGATAGTCAACCCCCTGCGCAT ACATGGCTATGTGTGTGCCACTAAAGTGATGAAGCTCAGAAGGATACTGGAGAAGGTAGAAGCTGCCTCAGGGTTCACGTCTGAAGAAAAAG ATCCTGAGGAGTTCCTCAATATTTTGTTCCATCACATATTGAGGGTGGACCCCTTACTCAAGCTGAG ATCGGCAGGTCAGAAGGTTCAGGACTGTTACTTCTACCAGATCTTCATGGATAAGAAGGACAAAGTGGGCGTGCCAACCAGCCAGCAGCTCATAGAGTGGTCCTTCATCAACAGTGACCTCAAATTTGCTGAg GCTCCTTCCTGCCTTATCATCCAGATGCCTCGCTTTGGGAAGGACTTCAAGATGTTCAACAAGATCTTCCCCTCACTAGAGTTAGACATCACAGACTTACTTGAAGACA CTCCCAGGGAGTGTCGAATCTGCGGGGGTCTGGCTCTGTATGAATGCAGGGAGTGCTACGAGGATGGTGACATCACTGCCGGGAAGATAAAACAGTTCTGTGAAAAGTGCAATACACAG GTTCACCTCCACCTGAGGAGGAAGGCCCATCGCCACGGCAAGTTGTCCGTCCCCAAGGAACTGCAGGAGGGTGTGTGGCGGCAGGGTAGCTACCCTCGCCAGCGGATGGAGCTGTTCGCCGTGCTCTGCATCGAGACCAGTCACTACGTGGCCTTCGTCAAGTACGGCCACCAAGACTCTGCATGGCTCTTCTTCGACAGTATGGCCGACCGCGACG GAGGGCAGAATGGCTTCAACATCCCCCAGGTGTCTCCATGTCCGGAGGTGGGGGCCTATCTGAAGATGACCCCTGAGGAGCTGCACGCCCTGGACCCCAAGAGCATCCAGGGCCAGGCCCGCCGTCTACTGTGTGACGCCTACATGTGCATGTACCAGAGCCCCACCATGAGCCTGTACAAGTAG
- the LOC120024935 gene encoding ubiquitin carboxyl-terminal hydrolase CYLD-like isoform X2 produces MSSALWSQEKSSGGFREDWRFYMVVKECTVEKPPQKTQRIPRGSLGQACQERNSLGRTLPPSKGKRSLRVLDQTNVVLSLDERDVLELDEKLAELLFPITNCEERYALLCNKPRLERARDIDCGSKVRVQLRSGDEPLPGVVRFKGSLLPDRALSGVWFGVELLEEGRGQGFTEGSYQGRQLFRCEDECGVFVALDKLELWDDEEEELGELEVDHVTLVEEEMDFHQLEINSRVLVQTREGPERGTIIFCDLLPGNESLGYYVGVDMDNPIGDWDGVIDGKLLCNFASLEHTRLVPICDIMPEYSMQDQRLQKHSFTPRGSSSDKSSSGQSKPKSKVGEDPAKSLTDTPPDFNEATPPTRAPPSASLSNDNKFHSLPFSLSRKTGPNGSMSHGPLSLSVQSVMGEQMQMPEPPSRTPPSPRPPSPPSSRGGGGVPGLEVGSLVEVKENPPLCGVIRWVGLPPGLPEPLAGLELEEECVGCTDGTFQGTRYFSCAPKKALFVKLKCCRPDSRFPSLHHSSNPIERCNSIAFGGYLSEVVHENTPPRTENDGLDIMVGKKKGIQGHYNSCYLDSTLFCLFSFSSVLDTVLLRPRSKTDVEYYRETQELLRTEIVNPLRIHGYVCATKVMKLRRILEKVEAASGFTSEEKDPEEFLNILFHHILRVDPLLKLRSAGQKVQDCYFYQIFMDKKDKVGVPTSQQLIEWSFINSDLKFAEAPSCLIIQMPRFGKDFKMFNKIFPSLELDITDLLEDTPRECRICGGLALYECRECYEDGDITAGKIKQFCEKCNTQVHLHLRRKAHRHGKLSVPKELQEGVWRQGSYPRQRMELFAVLCIETSHYVAFVKYGHQDSAWLFFDSMADRDGGQNGFNIPQVSPCPEVGAYLKMTPEELHALDPKSIQGQARRLLCDAYMCMYQSPTMSLYK; encoded by the exons GGATGTCCTGGAGCTGGATGAGAAGCTAGCTGAGCTGCTGTTCCCCATCACCAACTGTGAGGAGCGCTATGCCCTGCTGTGCAACAAGCCCCGGCTAGAGCGGGCCAGAGACATCGACTGTGGCTCCAAGGTGCGCGTGCAGCTGCGTTCGGGGGATGAACCTTTGCCCGGGGTAGTCCGATTTAAAGGATCTCTCCTCCCAGACAGGGCTCTCTCCGGGGTTTGGTTTGGAGTGGAGCTGCTG GAGGAGGGCAGAGGCCAGGGCTTCACAGAGGGCTCCTACCAGGGCCGACAGCTGTTCCGCTGTGAGGATGAGTGCGGGGTGTTTGTTGCCCTGGACAAGCTGGAGCTGTGGGATGACGAGGAAGAGGAGCTGGGAGAGCTAGAGGTGGATCACGTCACCCtggtggaggaagagatggaTTTCCATCAGCTGGAGATCAACTCCAGGGTCCTGGTCCAGACCAGAGAGGGACCGGAGAGAGGAACCATCATCTTCTGTGACCTGCTGCCTGGGAATGAGAGCCTGGGGTACTATGTGGGAGTAGACATG GACAATCCTATTGGGGACTGGGATGGTGTTATCGACGGGAAGCTGCTATGTAATTTTGCCAGTCTGGAACACACCCGTCTAGTGCCCATCTGTGACATAATGCCAG AGTACTCCATGCAGGACCAGAGGCTGCAGAAGCACAGTTTTACCCCCAGAGGCAGCAGCAGTGACAAGTCCTCCTCTGGCCAAAGCAAACCAAAGAGCAAAG TCGGAGAGGACCCTGCCAAGTCCCTCACAGACACGCCCCCTGACTTCAATGAAGCCACACCTCCTACCAGGGCCCCGCCCTCTGCTTCCTTGTCCAATGACAACAAGTTCCACTCCCTGCCCTTCAGCCTGAGCCGTAAGACGGGGCCCAATGGCAGCATGAGCCAtggacccctctccctctccgtgcAGTCAGTGATGGGAGAGCAGATGCAGATGCCAGAGCCCCCGTCCCGTACCCCTCCCTCTCCGCGGCCCCCCTCACCCCCCAGCTCTCGCGGGGGTGGGGGTGTGCCTGGTCTGGAGGTGGGGTCCCTGGTGGAGGTGAAAGAGAACCCGCCCCTATGTGGGGTCATCCGCTGGGTGGGGCTGCCCCCGGGACTACCAGAGCCACTGGCTGGCCTGGAGCTG GAGGAAGAGTGTGTTGGCTGTACAGACGGCACCTTTCAAGGTACCCGCTACTTCAGCTGCGCGCCCAAGAAGGCCCTATTTGTGAAGCTGAAATGCTGCCGGCCTGACTCCCGTTTCCCCTCCCTACACCACTCCTCCAACCCCATAGAGAGATGCAACTCTATTG CTTTCGGGGGTTATCTGAGTGAGGTGGTGCATGAGAACACTCCTCCACGCACTGAGAATGACGGTCTAGACATCATGGTGGGCAAGAAGAAAGGTATCCAGGGACACTACAACTCCTGCTACCTGGACTCCACACTCTTCTG CCTGTTTTCCTTCAGCTCAGTCCTGGACACAGTTCTGCTGAGGCCGAGGTCCAAAACTGACGTAGAGTATTACCGAGAGACACAGGAGCTGCTACGCACAGAGATAGTCAACCCCCTGCGCAT ACATGGCTATGTGTGTGCCACTAAAGTGATGAAGCTCAGAAGGATACTGGAGAAGGTAGAAGCTGCCTCAGGGTTCACGTCTGAAGAAAAAG ATCCTGAGGAGTTCCTCAATATTTTGTTCCATCACATATTGAGGGTGGACCCCTTACTCAAGCTGAG ATCGGCAGGTCAGAAGGTTCAGGACTGTTACTTCTACCAGATCTTCATGGATAAGAAGGACAAAGTGGGCGTGCCAACCAGCCAGCAGCTCATAGAGTGGTCCTTCATCAACAGTGACCTCAAATTTGCTGAg GCTCCTTCCTGCCTTATCATCCAGATGCCTCGCTTTGGGAAGGACTTCAAGATGTTCAACAAGATCTTCCCCTCACTAGAGTTAGACATCACAGACTTACTTGAAGACA CTCCCAGGGAGTGTCGAATCTGCGGGGGTCTGGCTCTGTATGAATGCAGGGAGTGCTACGAGGATGGTGACATCACTGCCGGGAAGATAAAACAGTTCTGTGAAAAGTGCAATACACAG GTTCACCTCCACCTGAGGAGGAAGGCCCATCGCCACGGCAAGTTGTCCGTCCCCAAGGAACTGCAGGAGGGTGTGTGGCGGCAGGGTAGCTACCCTCGCCAGCGGATGGAGCTGTTCGCCGTGCTCTGCATCGAGACCAGTCACTACGTGGCCTTCGTCAAGTACGGCCACCAAGACTCTGCATGGCTCTTCTTCGACAGTATGGCCGACCGCGACG GAGGGCAGAATGGCTTCAACATCCCCCAGGTGTCTCCATGTCCGGAGGTGGGGGCCTATCTGAAGATGACCCCTGAGGAGCTGCACGCCCTGGACCCCAAGAGCATCCAGGGCCAGGCCCGCCGTCTACTGTGTGACGCCTACATGTGCATGTACCAGAGCCCCACCATGAGCCTGTACAAGTAG
- the LOC120024935 gene encoding ubiquitin carboxyl-terminal hydrolase CYLD-like isoform X1, producing MSSALWSQEKSSGGFREDWRFYMVVKECTVEKPPQKTQRIPRGSLGQACQERNSLGRTLPPSKGKRSLRVLDQTNVVLSLDERDVLELDEKLAELLFPITNCEERYALLCNKPRLERARDIDCGSKVRVQLRSGDEPLPGVVRFKGSLLPDRALSGVWFGVELLEEGRGQGFTEGSYQGRQLFRCEDECGVFVALDKLELWDDEEEELGELEVDHVTLVEEEMDFHQLEINSRVLVQTREGPERGTIIFCDLLPGNESLGYYVGVDMDNPIGDWDGVIDGKLLCNFASLEHTRLVPICDIMPEYSMQDQRLQKHSFTPRGSSSDKSSSGQSKPKSKGLGLQCGSRSKSELYYTLNGSSVDHPVQAKSKSTWYIDEVGEDPAKSLTDTPPDFNEATPPTRAPPSASLSNDNKFHSLPFSLSRKTGPNGSMSHGPLSLSVQSVMGEQMQMPEPPSRTPPSPRPPSPPSSRGGGGVPGLEVGSLVEVKENPPLCGVIRWVGLPPGLPEPLAGLELEEECVGCTDGTFQGTRYFSCAPKKALFVKLKCCRPDSRFPSLHHSSNPIERCNSIAFGGYLSEVVHENTPPRTENDGLDIMVGKKKGIQGHYNSCYLDSTLFCLFSFSSVLDTVLLRPRSKTDVEYYRETQELLRTEIVNPLRIHGYVCATKVMKLRRILEKVEAASGFTSEEKDPEEFLNILFHHILRVDPLLKLRSAGQKVQDCYFYQIFMDKKDKVGVPTSQQLIEWSFINSDLKFAEAPSCLIIQMPRFGKDFKMFNKIFPSLELDITDLLEDTPRECRICGGLALYECRECYEDGDITAGKIKQFCEKCNTQVHLHLRRKAHRHGKLSVPKELQEGVWRQGSYPRQRMELFAVLCIETSHYVAFVKYGHQDSAWLFFDSMADRDGGQNGFNIPQVSPCPEVGAYLKMTPEELHALDPKSIQGQARRLLCDAYMCMYQSPTMSLYK from the exons GGATGTCCTGGAGCTGGATGAGAAGCTAGCTGAGCTGCTGTTCCCCATCACCAACTGTGAGGAGCGCTATGCCCTGCTGTGCAACAAGCCCCGGCTAGAGCGGGCCAGAGACATCGACTGTGGCTCCAAGGTGCGCGTGCAGCTGCGTTCGGGGGATGAACCTTTGCCCGGGGTAGTCCGATTTAAAGGATCTCTCCTCCCAGACAGGGCTCTCTCCGGGGTTTGGTTTGGAGTGGAGCTGCTG GAGGAGGGCAGAGGCCAGGGCTTCACAGAGGGCTCCTACCAGGGCCGACAGCTGTTCCGCTGTGAGGATGAGTGCGGGGTGTTTGTTGCCCTGGACAAGCTGGAGCTGTGGGATGACGAGGAAGAGGAGCTGGGAGAGCTAGAGGTGGATCACGTCACCCtggtggaggaagagatggaTTTCCATCAGCTGGAGATCAACTCCAGGGTCCTGGTCCAGACCAGAGAGGGACCGGAGAGAGGAACCATCATCTTCTGTGACCTGCTGCCTGGGAATGAGAGCCTGGGGTACTATGTGGGAGTAGACATG GACAATCCTATTGGGGACTGGGATGGTGTTATCGACGGGAAGCTGCTATGTAATTTTGCCAGTCTGGAACACACCCGTCTAGTGCCCATCTGTGACATAATGCCAG AGTACTCCATGCAGGACCAGAGGCTGCAGAAGCACAGTTTTACCCCCAGAGGCAGCAGCAGTGACAAGTCCTCCTCTGGCCAAAGCAAACCAAAGAGCAAAG GCTTAGGTCTTCAGTGTGGGAGTAGAAGCAAGTCAGAGTTGTATTATACTTTAAATGGCAGCTCTGTTGACCACCCAGTCCAGGCCAAATCCAAAAGCACATGGTACATTGATGAAG TCGGAGAGGACCCTGCCAAGTCCCTCACAGACACGCCCCCTGACTTCAATGAAGCCACACCTCCTACCAGGGCCCCGCCCTCTGCTTCCTTGTCCAATGACAACAAGTTCCACTCCCTGCCCTTCAGCCTGAGCCGTAAGACGGGGCCCAATGGCAGCATGAGCCAtggacccctctccctctccgtgcAGTCAGTGATGGGAGAGCAGATGCAGATGCCAGAGCCCCCGTCCCGTACCCCTCCCTCTCCGCGGCCCCCCTCACCCCCCAGCTCTCGCGGGGGTGGGGGTGTGCCTGGTCTGGAGGTGGGGTCCCTGGTGGAGGTGAAAGAGAACCCGCCCCTATGTGGGGTCATCCGCTGGGTGGGGCTGCCCCCGGGACTACCAGAGCCACTGGCTGGCCTGGAGCTG GAGGAAGAGTGTGTTGGCTGTACAGACGGCACCTTTCAAGGTACCCGCTACTTCAGCTGCGCGCCCAAGAAGGCCCTATTTGTGAAGCTGAAATGCTGCCGGCCTGACTCCCGTTTCCCCTCCCTACACCACTCCTCCAACCCCATAGAGAGATGCAACTCTATTG CTTTCGGGGGTTATCTGAGTGAGGTGGTGCATGAGAACACTCCTCCACGCACTGAGAATGACGGTCTAGACATCATGGTGGGCAAGAAGAAAGGTATCCAGGGACACTACAACTCCTGCTACCTGGACTCCACACTCTTCTG CCTGTTTTCCTTCAGCTCAGTCCTGGACACAGTTCTGCTGAGGCCGAGGTCCAAAACTGACGTAGAGTATTACCGAGAGACACAGGAGCTGCTACGCACAGAGATAGTCAACCCCCTGCGCAT ACATGGCTATGTGTGTGCCACTAAAGTGATGAAGCTCAGAAGGATACTGGAGAAGGTAGAAGCTGCCTCAGGGTTCACGTCTGAAGAAAAAG ATCCTGAGGAGTTCCTCAATATTTTGTTCCATCACATATTGAGGGTGGACCCCTTACTCAAGCTGAG ATCGGCAGGTCAGAAGGTTCAGGACTGTTACTTCTACCAGATCTTCATGGATAAGAAGGACAAAGTGGGCGTGCCAACCAGCCAGCAGCTCATAGAGTGGTCCTTCATCAACAGTGACCTCAAATTTGCTGAg GCTCCTTCCTGCCTTATCATCCAGATGCCTCGCTTTGGGAAGGACTTCAAGATGTTCAACAAGATCTTCCCCTCACTAGAGTTAGACATCACAGACTTACTTGAAGACA CTCCCAGGGAGTGTCGAATCTGCGGGGGTCTGGCTCTGTATGAATGCAGGGAGTGCTACGAGGATGGTGACATCACTGCCGGGAAGATAAAACAGTTCTGTGAAAAGTGCAATACACAG GTTCACCTCCACCTGAGGAGGAAGGCCCATCGCCACGGCAAGTTGTCCGTCCCCAAGGAACTGCAGGAGGGTGTGTGGCGGCAGGGTAGCTACCCTCGCCAGCGGATGGAGCTGTTCGCCGTGCTCTGCATCGAGACCAGTCACTACGTGGCCTTCGTCAAGTACGGCCACCAAGACTCTGCATGGCTCTTCTTCGACAGTATGGCCGACCGCGACG GAGGGCAGAATGGCTTCAACATCCCCCAGGTGTCTCCATGTCCGGAGGTGGGGGCCTATCTGAAGATGACCCCTGAGGAGCTGCACGCCCTGGACCCCAAGAGCATCCAGGGCCAGGCCCGCCGTCTACTGTGTGACGCCTACATGTGCATGTACCAGAGCCCCACCATGAGCCTGTACAAGTAG